A stretch of Mastomys coucha isolate ucsf_1 unplaced genomic scaffold, UCSF_Mcou_1 pScaffold1, whole genome shotgun sequence DNA encodes these proteins:
- the Mnda gene encoding myeloid cell nuclear differentiation antigen translates to MVNKYKRIVLLQGLECINKHHFDLFKSLLSSDLSLENDKLEQYSTVQIANEMEKKFPTDAGLEILIKFCENIPVLRKRAEILKKERSEVIRETSFKINRQEGGPATPTSTTSHLLASERGETSTAQAETSTAQAETSTAQKRKSMNKEKTGVKKTKTSNEPDQPHCSEEPTATCLVLIPQISSLASPHTPLAKNQKSQPQNVNILRGAILQIEPLTVMVLKASDPFEYESPEQGVQNMFHATVATVNQHFHVKVFNIDLKEKFTKNNFIIISKYFKSKDILEISEDSSVKEATPEQKIEVPNSIIRNANASPKICDIRKGAAGAVFYGLFTLHKKKVNPKNTIYEIKDGSGRIEVVGNGKWYNINCNVGDKLQLFCFHLKTIEKQPKLVCGEHSFIKVTKAGK, encoded by the exons ATGGTGAATAAATATAAGAGAATTGTTCTGCTCCAAGGACTTGAATGTATCAATAAGCATCATTTTGACTTATTTAAGTCATTGCTGTCCAGTGATTTAAGTCTGGAAAATGACAAACTAGAGCAATACAGCACGGTTCAGATTGCTAAcgagatggaaaaaaaattcccaactGATGCTGGGTTGGAAATACTGATCAAGTTTTGTGAAAACATACCAGTTCTTAGAAAACGTGctgaaattcttaaaaaagagagatcaGAAG TTATCAGAGAAACATCATTCAAAATAAATAGGCAAGAAGGAGGTCCTGCAACTCCTACATCAACTACAAGCCACCTGTTAGCATCTGAAAGAGGGGAGACTTCCACTGCTCAGGCAGAGACTTCTACAGCTCAGGCAGAGACTTCTACAGCCCAG aaaagaaaaagtatgaataaagaaaagactGGAGTGAAAAAGACCAAGACATCCAATGAACCAGATCAGCCTCACTGTTCTGAAGAACCCACAGCCACATGCCTGGTACTAATACCCCAGATCTCATCTTTGGCTTCACCTCATACTCCTTTGGCTAAG AACCAAAAATCACAGCCTCAAAATGTGAACATTCTGAGAGGTGCTATTCTCCAAATAGAACCCCTGACAGTGATGGTGCTCAAAGCATCAGACCCATTTGAATATGAATCACCAGAACAAGGAGTACAGAACATGTTTCATGCTACAGTGGCTACTGTGAACCAGCATTTCCATGTGAAAGTTTTCAACATCGACTTGAAAGAGAAGTtcacaaaaaataatttcatcatcATTTCCAAATACTTTAAGAGCAAAGACATCCTAGAGATCAGTGAAGATTCCTCTGTGAAAGAGGCTACTCCTGAACAAAAGATTGAAGTGCCCAACAGTATTATCAGAAATGCGAACGCCAGTCCTAAGATCTGTGATATTCGAAAGGGTGCTGCTGGAGCAGTGTTTTATGGATTGTTTACATTACACAAG AAAAAAGTAAATCCAAAGAACACAATCTATGAAATAAAAGATGGTTCGGGAAGGATAGAAGTGGTGGGGAATGGAAAATGGTACAACATCAACTGTAATGTAGGAGATAAACTCCAACTCTTCTGCTTTCACCTGAAAACAATTGAGAAGCAACCAAAGTTAGTGTGTGGAGAGCACAGTTTCATCAAG GTCACCAAGgctggaaaataa